The following proteins are co-located in the Phragmites australis chromosome 10, lpPhrAust1.1, whole genome shotgun sequence genome:
- the LOC133931444 gene encoding beta-glucosidase 25 isoform X4 has translation MRTGSLFHGHVSFQMIFFLDGTGEPNEEGLNYYNSLIDVLLDKGIQPYVTLFHWDLPQALEDRYGGWLNSQIVEDFVHYASTCFKEFGDRVKYWITFNEPHNFAIEGYDLGIQAPGRCSILSHLFCREGKSSTEPYIVAHNILLAHAGAFHSYKQHFKKEQGGLIGIALDSKWYEPLSGVDEDIEAAARAMDFELGWFLDPLMFGHYPPSMQKLAGDRLPQFSTQASELVSGSLDFVGINHYTTLYVRNDRMRIRKLVLNDASTDAAIIPTAYRHGKRIGETAASSWLHIVPWGMFKLMKHIKEKYGNPPVIITENGMDDANHPFSSLENVLQDDKRIQYHNDYMSNLLNAIRKEGCNVHGYFVWSLLDNWEWNSGYTVRFGLYYIDYNNNLTRIPKVSVEWFSQVLAQKTAIM, from the exons ATGCGTACCGGTTCTCTATTTCATGGTCACGTATCTTTCCAA ATGATTTTCTTTCTAGATGGAACAGGCGAACCTAATGAAGAAGGATTGAATTACTATAACAGCCTCATTGATGTTCTATTAGATAAAG GTATACAACCATATGTAACACTCTTTCACTGGGACCTTCCCCAAGCACTAGAAGACAGATACGGTGGATGGTTAAACTCCCAAATTGT GGAGGATTTTGTTCACTATGCTTCTACTTGCTTCAAGGAATTTGGAGATAGAGTGAAATACTGGATCACATTCAATGAGCCCCATAATTTTGCGATTGAAGGCTACGACCTTGGCATTCAAGCACCTGGGAGATGTTCCATTCTGTCTCATCTGTTCTGCAGGGAGGGTAAATCATCAACTGAACCATATATTGTAGCTCACAACATACTCTTAGCTCATGCTGGTGCTTTTCATTCTTACAAGCAACATTTCAAG AAAGAACAAGGAGGTCTCATTGGAATTGCACTTGATTCAAAGTGGTATGAACCATTGTCAGGTGTCGATGAAGACATAGAGGCAGCAGCACGAGCAATGGACTTTGAGCTTGGATG GTTCCTGGACCCCTTAATGTTTGGCCACTATCCTCCTTCTATGCAGAAACTTGCAGGCGATAGGCTGCCTCAGTTTTCAACTCAGGCATCAGAGTTAGTATCTGGTTCGCTAGATTTTGTGGGTATAAACCACTATACCACATTATATGTTAGGAATGACAGAATGCGGATCAGAAAACTTGTGTTGAATGATGCTTCAACCGATGCTGCAATCATACCAACTG CTTATAGGCATGGAAAGAGAATAGGAGAAACG GCAGCATCAAGCTGGCTGCACATAGTTCCTTGGGGCATGTTCAAACTGATGAAGCACATAAAAGAAAAGTATGGAAATCCGCCTGTGATCATTACTGAAAATG GTATGGATGATGCAAATCACCCCTTTTCAAGCTTAGAAAATGTTCTGCaggatgataaaaggatacaaTATCATAACGACTACATGTCTAACCTTCTAAATGCTATAAG GAAGGAAGGCTGCAATGTCCATGGTTACTTTGTATGGTCACTGCTCGATAACTGGGAGTGGAACTCAGGGTACACGGTGCGGTTTGGTCTCTACTACATCGACTACAACAACAACCTGACAAGGATACCCAAGGTGTCAGTCGAATGGTTCAGCCAGGTTTTAGCCCAGAAGACGGCTATCATGTAG
- the LOC133931444 gene encoding beta-glucosidase 25 isoform X2 yields MGVLTLVPIIISFAACAKAIRRADFPPGFVFGTASSAYQYEGAVNEGQRGPTIWDTLTRRPGRVIDFSNADVAVDHYHRYKEDVDLMKDIGMDAYRFSISWSRIFPSEPNEEGLNYYNSLIDVLLDKGIQPYVTLFHWDLPQALEDRYGGWLNSQIVEDFVHYASTCFKEFGDRVKYWITFNEPHNFAIEGYDLGIQAPGRCSILSHLFCREGKSSTEPYIVAHNILLAHAGAFHSYKQHFKKEQGGLIGIALDSKWYEPLSGVDEDIEAAARAMDFELGWFLDPLMFGHYPPSMQKLAGDRLPQFSTQASELVSGSLDFVGINHYTTLYVRNDRMRIRKLVLNDASTDAAIIPTAYRHGKRIGETAASSWLHIVPWGMFKLMKHIKEKYGNPPVIITENGMDDANHPFSSLENVLQDDKRIQYHNDYMSNLLNAIRKEGCNVHGYFVWSLLDNWEWNSGYTVRFGLYYIDYNNNLTRIPKVSVEWFSQVLAQKTAIM; encoded by the exons ATGGGTGTTTTAACACTGGTTCCTATCATTATCAGCTTTGCTGCTTGTGCTAAAGCTATAAGGAGAGCAGACTTCCCTCCTGGTTTTGTCTTTGGCACTGCTTCTTCAGCTTACCAG TATGAAGGCGCTGTCAATGAGGGTCAACGCGGACCTACAATATGGGATACTCTCACAAGACGACCTG GGCGGGTGATAGATTTCAGCAATGCAGATGTTGCTGTTGATCACTATCATCGTTACAAG GAAGATGTGGACTTGATGAAGGATATTGGCATGGATGCGTACCGGTTCTCTATTTCATGGTCACGTATCTTTCCAA GCGAACCTAATGAAGAAGGATTGAATTACTATAACAGCCTCATTGATGTTCTATTAGATAAAG GTATACAACCATATGTAACACTCTTTCACTGGGACCTTCCCCAAGCACTAGAAGACAGATACGGTGGATGGTTAAACTCCCAAATTGT GGAGGATTTTGTTCACTATGCTTCTACTTGCTTCAAGGAATTTGGAGATAGAGTGAAATACTGGATCACATTCAATGAGCCCCATAATTTTGCGATTGAAGGCTACGACCTTGGCATTCAAGCACCTGGGAGATGTTCCATTCTGTCTCATCTGTTCTGCAGGGAGGGTAAATCATCAACTGAACCATATATTGTAGCTCACAACATACTCTTAGCTCATGCTGGTGCTTTTCATTCTTACAAGCAACATTTCAAG AAAGAACAAGGAGGTCTCATTGGAATTGCACTTGATTCAAAGTGGTATGAACCATTGTCAGGTGTCGATGAAGACATAGAGGCAGCAGCACGAGCAATGGACTTTGAGCTTGGATG GTTCCTGGACCCCTTAATGTTTGGCCACTATCCTCCTTCTATGCAGAAACTTGCAGGCGATAGGCTGCCTCAGTTTTCAACTCAGGCATCAGAGTTAGTATCTGGTTCGCTAGATTTTGTGGGTATAAACCACTATACCACATTATATGTTAGGAATGACAGAATGCGGATCAGAAAACTTGTGTTGAATGATGCTTCAACCGATGCTGCAATCATACCAACTG CTTATAGGCATGGAAAGAGAATAGGAGAAACG GCAGCATCAAGCTGGCTGCACATAGTTCCTTGGGGCATGTTCAAACTGATGAAGCACATAAAAGAAAAGTATGGAAATCCGCCTGTGATCATTACTGAAAATG GTATGGATGATGCAAATCACCCCTTTTCAAGCTTAGAAAATGTTCTGCaggatgataaaaggatacaaTATCATAACGACTACATGTCTAACCTTCTAAATGCTATAAG GAAGGAAGGCTGCAATGTCCATGGTTACTTTGTATGGTCACTGCTCGATAACTGGGAGTGGAACTCAGGGTACACGGTGCGGTTTGGTCTCTACTACATCGACTACAACAACAACCTGACAAGGATACCCAAGGTGTCAGTCGAATGGTTCAGCCAGGTTTTAGCCCAGAAGACGGCTATCATGTAG
- the LOC133931444 gene encoding beta-glucosidase 25 isoform X3 — protein sequence MKDIGMDAYRFSISWSRIFPNGTGEPNEEGLNYYNSLIDVLLDKGIQPYVTLFHWDLPQALEDRYGGWLNSQIVEDFVHYASTCFKEFGDRVKYWITFNEPHNFAIEGYDLGIQAPGRCSILSHLFCREGKSSTEPYIVAHNILLAHAGAFHSYKQHFKKEQGGLIGIALDSKWYEPLSGVDEDIEAAARAMDFELGWFLDPLMFGHYPPSMQKLAGDRLPQFSTQASELVSGSLDFVGINHYTTLYVRNDRMRIRKLVLNDASTDAAIIPTAYRHGKRIGETAASSWLHIVPWGMFKLMKHIKEKYGNPPVIITENGMDDANHPFSSLENVLQDDKRIQYHNDYMSNLLNAIRKEGCNVHGYFVWSLLDNWEWNSGYTVRFGLYYIDYNNNLTRIPKVSVEWFSQVLAQKTAIM from the exons ATGAAGGATATTGGCATGGATGCGTACCGGTTCTCTATTTCATGGTCACGTATCTTTCCAA ATGGAACAGGCGAACCTAATGAAGAAGGATTGAATTACTATAACAGCCTCATTGATGTTCTATTAGATAAAG GTATACAACCATATGTAACACTCTTTCACTGGGACCTTCCCCAAGCACTAGAAGACAGATACGGTGGATGGTTAAACTCCCAAATTGT GGAGGATTTTGTTCACTATGCTTCTACTTGCTTCAAGGAATTTGGAGATAGAGTGAAATACTGGATCACATTCAATGAGCCCCATAATTTTGCGATTGAAGGCTACGACCTTGGCATTCAAGCACCTGGGAGATGTTCCATTCTGTCTCATCTGTTCTGCAGGGAGGGTAAATCATCAACTGAACCATATATTGTAGCTCACAACATACTCTTAGCTCATGCTGGTGCTTTTCATTCTTACAAGCAACATTTCAAG AAAGAACAAGGAGGTCTCATTGGAATTGCACTTGATTCAAAGTGGTATGAACCATTGTCAGGTGTCGATGAAGACATAGAGGCAGCAGCACGAGCAATGGACTTTGAGCTTGGATG GTTCCTGGACCCCTTAATGTTTGGCCACTATCCTCCTTCTATGCAGAAACTTGCAGGCGATAGGCTGCCTCAGTTTTCAACTCAGGCATCAGAGTTAGTATCTGGTTCGCTAGATTTTGTGGGTATAAACCACTATACCACATTATATGTTAGGAATGACAGAATGCGGATCAGAAAACTTGTGTTGAATGATGCTTCAACCGATGCTGCAATCATACCAACTG CTTATAGGCATGGAAAGAGAATAGGAGAAACG GCAGCATCAAGCTGGCTGCACATAGTTCCTTGGGGCATGTTCAAACTGATGAAGCACATAAAAGAAAAGTATGGAAATCCGCCTGTGATCATTACTGAAAATG GTATGGATGATGCAAATCACCCCTTTTCAAGCTTAGAAAATGTTCTGCaggatgataaaaggatacaaTATCATAACGACTACATGTCTAACCTTCTAAATGCTATAAG GAAGGAAGGCTGCAATGTCCATGGTTACTTTGTATGGTCACTGCTCGATAACTGGGAGTGGAACTCAGGGTACACGGTGCGGTTTGGTCTCTACTACATCGACTACAACAACAACCTGACAAGGATACCCAAGGTGTCAGTCGAATGGTTCAGCCAGGTTTTAGCCCAGAAGACGGCTATCATGTAG
- the LOC133931444 gene encoding beta-glucosidase 25 isoform X5 has translation MRTGSLFHDGTGEPNEEGLNYYNSLIDVLLDKGIQPYVTLFHWDLPQALEDRYGGWLNSQIVEDFVHYASTCFKEFGDRVKYWITFNEPHNFAIEGYDLGIQAPGRCSILSHLFCREGKSSTEPYIVAHNILLAHAGAFHSYKQHFKKEQGGLIGIALDSKWYEPLSGVDEDIEAAARAMDFELGWFLDPLMFGHYPPSMQKLAGDRLPQFSTQASELVSGSLDFVGINHYTTLYVRNDRMRIRKLVLNDASTDAAIIPTAYRHGKRIGETAASSWLHIVPWGMFKLMKHIKEKYGNPPVIITENGMDDANHPFSSLENVLQDDKRIQYHNDYMSNLLNAIRKEGCNVHGYFVWSLLDNWEWNSGYTVRFGLYYIDYNNNLTRIPKVSVEWFSQVLAQKTAIM, from the exons ATGCGTACCGGTTCTCTATTTCATG ATGGAACAGGCGAACCTAATGAAGAAGGATTGAATTACTATAACAGCCTCATTGATGTTCTATTAGATAAAG GTATACAACCATATGTAACACTCTTTCACTGGGACCTTCCCCAAGCACTAGAAGACAGATACGGTGGATGGTTAAACTCCCAAATTGT GGAGGATTTTGTTCACTATGCTTCTACTTGCTTCAAGGAATTTGGAGATAGAGTGAAATACTGGATCACATTCAATGAGCCCCATAATTTTGCGATTGAAGGCTACGACCTTGGCATTCAAGCACCTGGGAGATGTTCCATTCTGTCTCATCTGTTCTGCAGGGAGGGTAAATCATCAACTGAACCATATATTGTAGCTCACAACATACTCTTAGCTCATGCTGGTGCTTTTCATTCTTACAAGCAACATTTCAAG AAAGAACAAGGAGGTCTCATTGGAATTGCACTTGATTCAAAGTGGTATGAACCATTGTCAGGTGTCGATGAAGACATAGAGGCAGCAGCACGAGCAATGGACTTTGAGCTTGGATG GTTCCTGGACCCCTTAATGTTTGGCCACTATCCTCCTTCTATGCAGAAACTTGCAGGCGATAGGCTGCCTCAGTTTTCAACTCAGGCATCAGAGTTAGTATCTGGTTCGCTAGATTTTGTGGGTATAAACCACTATACCACATTATATGTTAGGAATGACAGAATGCGGATCAGAAAACTTGTGTTGAATGATGCTTCAACCGATGCTGCAATCATACCAACTG CTTATAGGCATGGAAAGAGAATAGGAGAAACG GCAGCATCAAGCTGGCTGCACATAGTTCCTTGGGGCATGTTCAAACTGATGAAGCACATAAAAGAAAAGTATGGAAATCCGCCTGTGATCATTACTGAAAATG GTATGGATGATGCAAATCACCCCTTTTCAAGCTTAGAAAATGTTCTGCaggatgataaaaggatacaaTATCATAACGACTACATGTCTAACCTTCTAAATGCTATAAG GAAGGAAGGCTGCAATGTCCATGGTTACTTTGTATGGTCACTGCTCGATAACTGGGAGTGGAACTCAGGGTACACGGTGCGGTTTGGTCTCTACTACATCGACTACAACAACAACCTGACAAGGATACCCAAGGTGTCAGTCGAATGGTTCAGCCAGGTTTTAGCCCAGAAGACGGCTATCATGTAG
- the LOC133931444 gene encoding beta-glucosidase 25 isoform X1, whose amino-acid sequence MGVLTLVPIIISFAACAKAIRRADFPPGFVFGTASSAYQYEGAVNEGQRGPTIWDTLTRRPGRVIDFSNADVAVDHYHRYKEDVDLMKDIGMDAYRFSISWSRIFPNGTGEPNEEGLNYYNSLIDVLLDKGIQPYVTLFHWDLPQALEDRYGGWLNSQIVEDFVHYASTCFKEFGDRVKYWITFNEPHNFAIEGYDLGIQAPGRCSILSHLFCREGKSSTEPYIVAHNILLAHAGAFHSYKQHFKKEQGGLIGIALDSKWYEPLSGVDEDIEAAARAMDFELGWFLDPLMFGHYPPSMQKLAGDRLPQFSTQASELVSGSLDFVGINHYTTLYVRNDRMRIRKLVLNDASTDAAIIPTAYRHGKRIGETAASSWLHIVPWGMFKLMKHIKEKYGNPPVIITENGMDDANHPFSSLENVLQDDKRIQYHNDYMSNLLNAIRKEGCNVHGYFVWSLLDNWEWNSGYTVRFGLYYIDYNNNLTRIPKVSVEWFSQVLAQKTAIM is encoded by the exons ATGGGTGTTTTAACACTGGTTCCTATCATTATCAGCTTTGCTGCTTGTGCTAAAGCTATAAGGAGAGCAGACTTCCCTCCTGGTTTTGTCTTTGGCACTGCTTCTTCAGCTTACCAG TATGAAGGCGCTGTCAATGAGGGTCAACGCGGACCTACAATATGGGATACTCTCACAAGACGACCTG GGCGGGTGATAGATTTCAGCAATGCAGATGTTGCTGTTGATCACTATCATCGTTACAAG GAAGATGTGGACTTGATGAAGGATATTGGCATGGATGCGTACCGGTTCTCTATTTCATGGTCACGTATCTTTCCAA ATGGAACAGGCGAACCTAATGAAGAAGGATTGAATTACTATAACAGCCTCATTGATGTTCTATTAGATAAAG GTATACAACCATATGTAACACTCTTTCACTGGGACCTTCCCCAAGCACTAGAAGACAGATACGGTGGATGGTTAAACTCCCAAATTGT GGAGGATTTTGTTCACTATGCTTCTACTTGCTTCAAGGAATTTGGAGATAGAGTGAAATACTGGATCACATTCAATGAGCCCCATAATTTTGCGATTGAAGGCTACGACCTTGGCATTCAAGCACCTGGGAGATGTTCCATTCTGTCTCATCTGTTCTGCAGGGAGGGTAAATCATCAACTGAACCATATATTGTAGCTCACAACATACTCTTAGCTCATGCTGGTGCTTTTCATTCTTACAAGCAACATTTCAAG AAAGAACAAGGAGGTCTCATTGGAATTGCACTTGATTCAAAGTGGTATGAACCATTGTCAGGTGTCGATGAAGACATAGAGGCAGCAGCACGAGCAATGGACTTTGAGCTTGGATG GTTCCTGGACCCCTTAATGTTTGGCCACTATCCTCCTTCTATGCAGAAACTTGCAGGCGATAGGCTGCCTCAGTTTTCAACTCAGGCATCAGAGTTAGTATCTGGTTCGCTAGATTTTGTGGGTATAAACCACTATACCACATTATATGTTAGGAATGACAGAATGCGGATCAGAAAACTTGTGTTGAATGATGCTTCAACCGATGCTGCAATCATACCAACTG CTTATAGGCATGGAAAGAGAATAGGAGAAACG GCAGCATCAAGCTGGCTGCACATAGTTCCTTGGGGCATGTTCAAACTGATGAAGCACATAAAAGAAAAGTATGGAAATCCGCCTGTGATCATTACTGAAAATG GTATGGATGATGCAAATCACCCCTTTTCAAGCTTAGAAAATGTTCTGCaggatgataaaaggatacaaTATCATAACGACTACATGTCTAACCTTCTAAATGCTATAAG GAAGGAAGGCTGCAATGTCCATGGTTACTTTGTATGGTCACTGCTCGATAACTGGGAGTGGAACTCAGGGTACACGGTGCGGTTTGGTCTCTACTACATCGACTACAACAACAACCTGACAAGGATACCCAAGGTGTCAGTCGAATGGTTCAGCCAGGTTTTAGCCCAGAAGACGGCTATCATGTAG
- the LOC133931447 gene encoding large ribosomal subunit protein uL24c-like yields the protein MAGVAALQGAMASLSVSAPGAASTSTFWGNPLSTYSAPQPGIRFMIKTCPIEMRLKRWERKKCKPNSLPVLHKMHVRIGDTVQVIAGREKGKVGEIARLFKHNSTVIVKDLNLKSKHKKGTEDEPGEIVMIEGPIHSSNVMLYSKEKNVASRVGNKFLEDGTKVRYLIKTGEVIDSVENWVKVFKEGNSE from the exons ATGGCTGGGGTGGCGGCGCTGCAGGGCGCCATGGCGTCGCTCTCCGTCTCCGCGCCAGGCGCGGCGAGCACCAGCACCTTCTGGGGCAACCCGCTCTCGACCTACTCGGCGCCGCAGCCGGGG ATAAGATTTATGATCAAGACATGTCCAATTGAAATGAGA CTTAAGAGATGGGAACGAAAGAAGTGTAAACCGAACAGCCTTCCTGTGCTGCACAAGATGCATGTTAGGATTGGGGATACAGTACAAGTCATCGCAGGCCGTGAGAAAGGTAAGGTTGGAGAAATTGCACGCCTTTTCAAGCACAACAGCACTGTGATAGTGAAGGACCTGAACTTGAAGTCGAAGCACAAGAAAGGCACAGAAGATGAACCGGGCGAAATTGTCATG ATTGAAGGTCCCATTCATAGCTCAAATGTGATGCTCTACTCGAAGGAGAAGAATGTGGCAAGCAGGGTTGGCAATAAATTCCTTGAGGATGGGACCAAGGTCCGGTACCTGATCAAGACCGGTGAAGTAATCGACAGTGTTGAGAACTGGGTAAAGGTGTTCAAGGAAGGAAATTCGGAGTAA
- the LOC133931446 gene encoding putative anthocyanidin reductase isoform X1 — protein sequence MGSVVVGSSEELQLAAGSNPLVVCVTGSTGYVGSWLVRTLLRRGYRVHATARDTGKAWQVFAAVEGRDRLRVFRADMGEEGSFDAAVRGCVALFHVAASMELHVPPGQDNVEERVRSSVLEPATRGAINVLQSCVRSGTIRRVVFTSSISTMTAADAEGRRKVVVDESCLRALDDVWRTKPVGWQVYILSKLLTEEAAFRFAREKGVHLVSVILPTVAGPFLTPSVPTSIQLLLSPITGDPKLYSLLASVHSRFGCIPLSHIQDVCDAHVFLLETPRAEGRYLCAAGSHPMPQVAQLLASRHPPFRPAERLSRDFDASDPSVVSSKRLVDLGFKFEHDAGETVMVSVAQCVDHGFLKNPKSCN from the exons ATGGGCAGCGTCGTCGTCGGCTCGTCGGAGGAGCTGCAGCTGGCCGCCGGGAGTAATCCTCTGGTGGTGTGCGTGACGGGGTCGACCGGCTACGTCGGCTCGTGGCTCGTGCGCACCCTGCTGCGGCGAGGCTACCGCGTCCACGCCACCGCCAGGGACACAG GCAAGGCGTGGCAGGTGTTCGCCGCCGTGGAAGGGAGGGACCGGCTCAGGGTGTTCCGGGCGGACATGGGCGAGGAAGGGAGCTTCGACGCCGCCGTCAGGGGATGCGTGGCGCTCTTCCATGTCGCGGCCTCCATGGAGCTCCACGTACCACCAGGCCAGGACAACGTTG AGGAGCGCGTGAGGTCAAGTGTGCTGGAGCCGGCGACGAGGGGAGCCATCAACGTGCTGCAATCCTGCGTCCGCTCGGGGACCATCCGCCGGGTCGTCTTCACGTCCTCCATCAGCACGATGACGGCGGCGGACGCGGAGGGGCGGCGGAAGGTGGTCGTCGACGAGTCGTGCCTGAGGGCCCTCGACGACGTCTGGCGCACCAAGCCCGTCGGCTGG CAGGTTTATATCCTGTCGAAGCTACTGACGGAGGAGGCGGCGTTCAGATTTGCACGGGAGAAGGGCGTCCATTTGGTGTCAGTCATTCTACCGACGGTTGCCGGTCCGTTCCTGACGCCAAGTGTTCCAACAAGCATCCAGCTTCTTCTTTCACCCATAACAG GTGACCCAAAGCTCTACTCCCTGCTGGCCTCCGTGCACTCCAGGTTCGGGTGCATCCCGTTGTCGCACATCCAGGACGTGTGCGACGCGCACGTCTTCCTGCTGGAGACGCCGCGCGCCGAGGGGCGGTACCTCTGCGCCGCGGGCAGCCACCCGATGCCCCAGGTCGCGCAGCTCCTGGCGTCGCGCCACCCTCCTTTCAGACCGGCGGAGag GTTGAGCAGAGATTTCGATGCCTCGGACCCATCGGTGGTTTCGTCCAAGAGGCTGGTGGATCTGGGTTTCAAGTTCGAGCATGATGCTGGGGAAACCGTGATGGTTAGTGTTGCGCAGTGTGTTGATCATGGGTTCCTGAAGAATCCTAAGAGCTGCAATTAG
- the LOC133931446 gene encoding dihydroflavonol 4-reductase-like isoform X2, with amino-acid sequence MGSVVVGSSEELQLAAGSNPLVVCVTGSTGYVGSWLVRTLLRRGYRVHATARDTGKAWQVFAAVEGRDRLRVFRADMGEEGSFDAAVRGCVALFHVAASMELHVPPGQDNVEERVRSSVLEPATRGAINVLQSCVRSGTIRRVVFTSSISTMTAADAEGRRKVVVDESCLRALDDVWRTKPVGWVYILSKLLTEEAAFRFAREKGVHLVSVILPTVAGPFLTPSVPTSIQLLLSPITGDPKLYSLLASVHSRFGCIPLSHIQDVCDAHVFLLETPRAEGRYLCAAGSHPMPQVAQLLASRHPPFRPAERLSRDFDASDPSVVSSKRLVDLGFKFEHDAGETVMVSVAQCVDHGFLKNPKSCN; translated from the exons ATGGGCAGCGTCGTCGTCGGCTCGTCGGAGGAGCTGCAGCTGGCCGCCGGGAGTAATCCTCTGGTGGTGTGCGTGACGGGGTCGACCGGCTACGTCGGCTCGTGGCTCGTGCGCACCCTGCTGCGGCGAGGCTACCGCGTCCACGCCACCGCCAGGGACACAG GCAAGGCGTGGCAGGTGTTCGCCGCCGTGGAAGGGAGGGACCGGCTCAGGGTGTTCCGGGCGGACATGGGCGAGGAAGGGAGCTTCGACGCCGCCGTCAGGGGATGCGTGGCGCTCTTCCATGTCGCGGCCTCCATGGAGCTCCACGTACCACCAGGCCAGGACAACGTTG AGGAGCGCGTGAGGTCAAGTGTGCTGGAGCCGGCGACGAGGGGAGCCATCAACGTGCTGCAATCCTGCGTCCGCTCGGGGACCATCCGCCGGGTCGTCTTCACGTCCTCCATCAGCACGATGACGGCGGCGGACGCGGAGGGGCGGCGGAAGGTGGTCGTCGACGAGTCGTGCCTGAGGGCCCTCGACGACGTCTGGCGCACCAAGCCCGTCGGCTGG GTTTATATCCTGTCGAAGCTACTGACGGAGGAGGCGGCGTTCAGATTTGCACGGGAGAAGGGCGTCCATTTGGTGTCAGTCATTCTACCGACGGTTGCCGGTCCGTTCCTGACGCCAAGTGTTCCAACAAGCATCCAGCTTCTTCTTTCACCCATAACAG GTGACCCAAAGCTCTACTCCCTGCTGGCCTCCGTGCACTCCAGGTTCGGGTGCATCCCGTTGTCGCACATCCAGGACGTGTGCGACGCGCACGTCTTCCTGCTGGAGACGCCGCGCGCCGAGGGGCGGTACCTCTGCGCCGCGGGCAGCCACCCGATGCCCCAGGTCGCGCAGCTCCTGGCGTCGCGCCACCCTCCTTTCAGACCGGCGGAGag GTTGAGCAGAGATTTCGATGCCTCGGACCCATCGGTGGTTTCGTCCAAGAGGCTGGTGGATCTGGGTTTCAAGTTCGAGCATGATGCTGGGGAAACCGTGATGGTTAGTGTTGCGCAGTGTGTTGATCATGGGTTCCTGAAGAATCCTAAGAGCTGCAATTAG